A single region of the Chrysoperla carnea chromosome 5, inChrCarn1.1, whole genome shotgun sequence genome encodes:
- the LOC123301621 gene encoding uncharacterized protein LOC123301621: MKFIVLTLAFVCLAQYVFGAPSQETDTANIEPDTTKFDTELDTLANNLVVALSASTNSISGEDAAAVQKLKETAVKQHGILDKLGKKLLKKAYKLFKNKFMKNKSATKVFKEKVKGILTKFKSNVPASGPEVQQQLSEAVQQIINESDNLEKEMDTNSNIDDDMNKLSKESFNEAAAEIKNL; the protein is encoded by the exons ATGAAATTCATTGTTCTTACGTTGGCATTCGTCTGTCTTGCAcag TACGTATTTGGAGCTCCAAGTCAAGAAACTGACACAGCAAACATTGAACCTGACACAACAAAATTTGATACGGAACTTGACACACTTGCGAATAATTTAGTTGTTGCACTCTCGGCAAGCACCAATAGTATTTCAGGTGAAGATGCTGCAGCCgtccaaaaattaaaagaaacagCCGTCAAACAACATGGTATTTTGGACAAATTGGGcaaaaaacttcttaaaaaagcttataaactatttaaaaataaatttatgaaaaataaatcagCCACCAAGGTTTTCAAAGAAAAAGTTAAGGGTATATTAActaaattcaaatcaaatgtTCCCGCCAGCGGACCAGAAGTTCAACAACAATTATCGGAAGCCGTGCAGCAAATTATAAATGAATCCGATAATTTGGAAAAGGAAATGGACACAAATTCCAATATCGATGATGATATGAACAAATTATCAAAAGAATCATTTAACGAAGCAGCAGCCGAAATAAAGAacctctaa
- the LOC123300310 gene encoding apolipoprotein A-IV-like, with amino-acid sequence MSKKHKAASSDDLSFTLDKIQQDASSILEQIEKAAKKQLVEIKRDVDSKLEELKKDAGAKFEDVKKDIGPKVEEIEKGVNSKMEEIKKDAASKIEDIKKVADARIEDLKKGADSKIDDMKKVVESKVEEIKKEADVKYDEIKKEANSKIDELKREANSKYEDIKRDAGSKLNLHSGSNSKPET; translated from the coding sequence ATGTCGAAAAAACATAAAGCTGCTTCCTCAGATGATCTTAGCTTTACTCTTGACAAGATACAACAAGATGCAAGCTCTATActtgaacaaatagaaaaagcTGCTAAAAAACAATTGGTAGAGATAAAACGAGATGTAGATTCCAAACttgaagaattgaaaaaagatGCTGGTGCCAAATTTGAAGATGTAAAAAAAGATATTGGTCCAAAAGTTGAAGAGATCGAAAAAggagttaattcaaaaatggaaGAGATAAAAAAAGATGCAGCATCCAAAATTGAAGATATAAAGAAAGTAGCTGATGCAAGAATTGAAGATTTGAAAAAAGGTGCTGATTCAAAAATAGATGATATGAAAAAAGTTGTTGAATCGAAAGTTGAAGAAATCAAAAAAGAAGCTGATGTAAAATATGATGAGATAAAAAAAGAAGccaattcaaaaattgatgaattaaaaAGAGAAGCCAATTCAAAATATGAAGATATAAAAAGAGATGCTGGATCAAAACTTAACTTACACAGTGGGAGTAATTCAAAACCCGAAACATGA
- the LOC123301616 gene encoding uncharacterized protein LOC123301616 — protein sequence MKFIVLTLAFVCLAQYVFGEETDTANIEPDTTKFDTEVDTLSNNLVVALSASTNSISGEDAAAVQKLKETSIKQHGIITAFLVKKLLKKAYKLFKKKFFKNKSATKIFKEKVKDILTKFKSNVPASGPEVKQQLSEAVQQIINESDNLEKELDGNSNIDDEMDKLAKESFSEAAAEIKRLQQPKSP from the exons ATGAAATTCATTGTTCTTACGTTGGCATTCGTCTGTCTTGCAcag TACGTATTTGGAGAAGAAACTGACACAGCAAACATTGAACCTGACACAACAAAATTTGATACGGAAGTTGACACACTTTCGAATAATTTAGTTGTTGCACTCTCGGCAAGCACCAACAGTATTTCTGGTGAAGATGCTGCAGCCgtccaaaaattaaaagaaacatCCATTAAACAACATGGTATTATTACTGCATTTTTGGTcaaaaaacttcttaaaaaagcttataaactatttaaaaagaaatttttcaaaaataaatcagcCACCaagattttcaaagaaaaagttAAGGATATATTAActaaattcaaatcaaatgtTCCCGCCAGCGGACCAGAAGTTAAACAACAATTATCGGAAGCCGTGCAGCAAATTATAAATGAATCCGATAATTTGGAAAAGGAATTGGACGGAAATTCTAATATCGATGatgaaatggacaaattagcAAAAGAATCATTTAGCGAAGCAGCAGCCGAAATAAAGAGACTCCAACAACCAAAATCaccttaa
- the LOC123301617 gene encoding uncharacterized protein LOC123301617, whose translation MKFIVFTLAFVCVAQNVFGAPKPDAPAPAADTQTLETLMNNFNAALLEGTKNIFGEDAVVGLKQATTEVVGEINKFVEEVGKKSKELEPEAKEAVKKFQDSINGQLAKFKKDNPEVAASAEKIQQQLEETVKKVVDESKVLEKTLKDNGSGIMADLQKMTKETIDKATAAAKELQNKLTESKAP comes from the exons atgaaattcattgtTTTTACTTTGGCATTCGTCTGTGTTGCGCAG aacGTTTTTGGTGCTCCAAAACCAGATGCCCCTGCTCCAGCAGCAGACACACAAACTTTAGAAACACTTATGAATAATTTCAATGCTGCACTTTTAGAAGGCACTAAAAACATATTTGGTGAAGATGCTGTCGTAGGTTTAAAACAAGCCACAACAGAGGTAGTTggtgaaattaacaaatttgTAGAAGAAGTTggtaaaaaatcaaaagaattaGAACCAGAAGCTAAAGAAGCTGTCAAGAAGTTCCAAGACTCAATTAATGGACAATTAGCTAAATTCAAGAAAGATAATCCAGAAGTTGCTGCTAGCGCAgaaaaaattcaacaacaatTAGAAGAAACCGTTAAGAAAGTTGTTGATGAATccaaagttttggaaaaaactttaaaagataaTGGTAGTGGTATCATGGctgatttgcaaaaaatgacaaaagaaacaattgataAAGCAACAGCTGCAGCGAAGGaactccaaaataaattaacagaaAGTAAAGCACcttaa
- the LOC123301626 gene encoding uncharacterized protein LOC123301626 isoform X2, protein MKFIVLTLAFVCLAQNVFGAPNQAPASDTPNLESLVNNFNAALLEGTKNLLGEDAVKNLKETSNLVAGEVNKFIEEIGKKSKELEPEAKEAVKKFQDSINEQLAKFKKENPEVAASAEKIQQQLEATVKKVVEESKVLEKNLKDNSSGIIADLQKLTKETIDKATAQAKELQAKLTKKP, encoded by the exons ATGAA ATTCATTGTTCTTACTTTGGCATTCGTCTGTCTTGCACAG AACGTGTTTGGAGCTCCAAACCAGGCACCAGCATCTGACACACCAAACCTTGAATCCcttgtaaataatttcaatgctGCTCTCTTGGAAGGTACTAAAAATCTCTTAGGTGAAGAtgctgtaaaaaatttaaaagaaacatcAAACTTAGTAGCTGGTGAAGTTAACAAATTTATCGAAGAAATTggtaaaaaatcaaaagaattaGAACCAGAAGCTAAAGAAGCTGTCAAGAAGTTCCAAGACTCAATTAATGAACAATTAGCTAAATTCAAGAAAGAAAATCCAGAAGTTGCCGCTAGCGCAgaaaaaattcaacaacaatTAGAAGCAACCGTTAAGAAAGTTGTAGAAGAATCCAAAGTTTTGGAAAagaatttgaaagataattccAGTGGTATCATTGctgatttacaaaaattaacaaaagaaacaattgacaaaGCAACAGCCCAAGCAAAGGAACTTCAAGCAAAATTAACAAAGAAACCTtag
- the LOC123301612 gene encoding uncharacterized protein LOC123301612, protein MGKSKSDVNLTSSKVKEVKSKSAGSKSKIADSAANVKKAASKTSSAIKKELSDDVKQKLFQKLCTTVKKEHTKNGAKLVKTFGKDPTKKSNIESFNEKINTEITKKMEKMKYNDAKKIKKDFKSINDKILKEAAKTDKILNKAPKMDKGKKDPGAKSSTTSVVSTKSSKSGADFKSCVEGTVNKTQGLIDNYVKSLETGVVTKEGWISSIKKIFGY, encoded by the coding sequence ATGGGTAAATCTAAATCTGATGTCAACTTAACATCATCGAAAGTAAAAGAAGTGAAATCGAAATCAGCTGGATCGAAATCGAAAATAGCAGATTCAGCAGCAAATGTCAAAAAAGCTGCGTCCAAAACATCCTCGGCTATCAAAAAAGAACTCAGTGATGAcgtgaaacaaaaattatttcagaaattatGTACCACTGTAAAGAAAGAACATACGAAAAACGGAGCTAAATTGGTTAAAACTTTTGGTAAAGAtccaacaaaaaaatcgaacatCGAAAGTTTTAACGAGAAAATAAATACAGAAATCACgaaaaaaatggagaaaatgaaatataatgatGCGAAGAAAATTAAGAAGgattttaaatcaatcaatgataaaatattgaaagaagcagctaaaactgataaaattctAAACAAAGCTCCAAAGATGGACAAGGGAAAGAAGGATCCGGGAGCTAAGTCTAGTACAACATCAGTAGTATcaacaaaatcatcaaaaagtgGTGCTGATTTTAAATCGTGTGTCGAAGGAACAGTAAACAAAACTCAAggattaattgataattatgtGAAGTCTTTGGAGACGGGCGTTGTAACGAAAGAAGGTTGGATAagctcaattaaaaaaatatttggatatTGA
- the LOC123301625 gene encoding uncharacterized protein LOC123301625 codes for MKFIVLTLAFVCLAQNVFGAPNQASTAEVDTSNIEALFNNFNNFIKDGAKNILGEDAVKHMQENTNLVVSELNKMMNDIKVKSESMEPEAKKVMEQFQAKLNENLDSLKKAHPDAAKMQEAIEKSMKNVIEETKNFGKNMSENSKGMMEDAQKMAKETFEKLIAAAKETQAKYLEPKKP; via the exons ATGAAATTCATCGTTCTTACTTTGGCATTCGTCTGTCTTGCAcag AATGTTTTTGGAGCTCCAAACCAAGCCAGCACAGCTGAAGTTGACACATCAAACATCGAAGcccttttcaataatttcaataacttCATAAAAGACGGAGCTAAGAATATCTTGGGTGAAGATGCCGTTAAACATATGCAAGAAAACACTAATCTCGTGGTTAGTGAACTTAACAAAATGATGAATGATATTAAAGTAAAATCCGAAAGTATGGAACCAGAAGCTAAAAAAGTTATGGAACAATTCCAAGCaaaacttaatgaaaatttggaTTCATTGAAAAAAGCACATCCAGATGCAGCAAAAATGCAAGAGGCTATTGAAAAATCCATGAAGAATGTgattgaagaaactaaaaactttggaaaaaatatgTCTGAAAATTCAAAAGGTATGATGGAAGATGCACAAAAAATGGCAAAAGAAACATTCGAAAAACTCATCGCTGCAGCAAAAGAAACTCAAGCAAAATATTTAGAACCAAAAAAAccttag
- the LOC123301618 gene encoding uncharacterized protein LOC123301618: protein MAAKSTTKSSKGSKTSLLGEDVQKKLFIRLTTKIKNEFKWAGDKAVKTYGKDPTKKSTLEKFNEKINEEITKKFEKIKYQDPKKVQKEYKSLADKILKDAAKHDKSVRGVSVKASKTSFKGAVASASKTSTTSKDGGSIMSTYEVAANKGQKIIDDYVKACETGVMPSDGWWASIKKFFGFGS from the exons ATGGCTGCAAAATCGACCACAAAATCCTCAAAAGGATCAAAAACTTCATTGCTGGGAGAAGATgttcagaaaaaattatttataagattaACGACTAAAATCAAAAACGAATTTAAATGGGCCGGTGATAAAGCTGTTAAAACATATGGAAAAGATCCAACGAAAAAATCAACattggaaaaatttaatgagaaaataaatgaagaaataacaaaaaaatttgagaaaatcaaatatcaggatccgaaaaaagtacaaaaagaatataaatCACTGGcagataaaatattgaaagatgCAGCAAAGCACGATAAATCAGTGCGTGGTGTGTCTGTAAAAGCTAGTAAAACATCATTTAAAGGAGCAGTTGCAAGTGCGTCGAAGACATCAACTACTTCAAAGGATGGTGGAAGTATTATGAGTACTTACGAAGTGGCAGCGAATAAaggtcaaaaaattattgacgaTTACGTAAAg gcTTGTGAGACTGGAGTTATGCCAAGCGATGGATGGTGGGCGTCAATTAAAAAGTTCTTTGGCTTTGGATCTTGA
- the LOC123301626 gene encoding uncharacterized protein LOC123301626 isoform X1, with amino-acid sequence MKFIVLTLAFVCLAQNVFGAPNQAPASDTPNLESLVNNFNAALLEGTKNLLGEDAVKNLKETSNLVAGEVNKFIEEIGKKSKELEPEAKEAVKKFQDSINEQLAKFKKENPEVAASAEKIQQQLEATVKKVVEESKVLEKNLKDNSSGIIADLQKLTKETIDKATAQAKELQAKLTKKP; translated from the exons ATGAAATTCATTGTTCTTACTTTGGCATTCGTCTGTCTTGCACAG AACGTGTTTGGAGCTCCAAACCAGGCACCAGCATCTGACACACCAAACCTTGAATCCcttgtaaataatttcaatgctGCTCTCTTGGAAGGTACTAAAAATCTCTTAGGTGAAGAtgctgtaaaaaatttaaaagaaacatcAAACTTAGTAGCTGGTGAAGTTAACAAATTTATCGAAGAAATTggtaaaaaatcaaaagaattaGAACCAGAAGCTAAAGAAGCTGTCAAGAAGTTCCAAGACTCAATTAATGAACAATTAGCTAAATTCAAGAAAGAAAATCCAGAAGTTGCCGCTAGCGCAgaaaaaattcaacaacaatTAGAAGCAACCGTTAAGAAAGTTGTAGAAGAATCCAAAGTTTTGGAAAagaatttgaaagataattccAGTGGTATCATTGctgatttacaaaaattaacaaaagaaacaattgacaaaGCAACAGCCCAAGCAAAGGAACTTCAAGCAAAATTAACAAAGAAACCTtag